The following proteins come from a genomic window of Theileria equi strain WA chromosome 2 map unlocalized gcontig_1105316255037, whole genome shotgun sequence:
- a CDS encoding conserved hypothetical protein (encoded by transcript BEWA_042940A) — translation MNYGNNMLGKWTTQVDNSGNTNKSLYQPIIDNSKPPKQRDSIIRLAGESGDTLESWRSRIENRVLHLNKLTKEEVTTLLNTKAPNSSIRLPYSKFSGLSNKASKATGLLSLKDTIPYESATKLHELWLEYAKGIIGTNNHLNACKSLALLDLQGAKVDIIKSSCPTYVGISGIIIRETQNGFNIVNQLSQLKFVLKKQTVFQIRLGDWTFFVHGQHIVATPSQRSKKKLKGKVTL, via the exons ATGAATTATGGCAACAATATGTTAGGAAAATGGACTACACAGGTGGATAATAGTGGAAATACAAATAAATCTCTCTACCAACCCATAATAGATAACTCAAAACCCCCAAAGCAAAGGGATTCAATCATACGTCTTGCAGGAGAGTCAGGTGATACTCTGGAATCATGGAGAAGTAGAATAGAAAACCGTGTTTTACATCTTAACAAGTTAACAAAGGAGGAAGTCACAACTTTATTGAATACCAAAGCCCCCAATTCAAGCATAAGACTTCcatattcaaaatttagTGGATTAAGTAATAAAGCATCAAAAGCTACTGGGCTACTTTCATTAAAGGATACAATACCATACGAATCAGCCACTAAACTACATGAATTATGGTTAGAATATGCCAAAGGTATTATAGGAACCAATAATCATCTAAATGCCTGTAAATCATTGGCTTTGTTGGATTTGCAAGGCGCAAAGGTTGATATTATAAAGAGCAGTTGTCCTACCTATGTAGGTATTTCGGGGATAATAATTAGGGAAACCCAAAAC GGTTTTAATATCGTAAATCAATTATCGCAACTAAAGTTTGTGCTTAAAAAGCAAACAGTATTTCAAATAAGACTTGGAGATTGGACATTTTTTGTTCATGGTCAACACATTGTTGCCACTCCATCACAAAGAAGTAAAAAGAAACTTAAAGGCAAAGTTACACTATaa
- a CDS encoding conserved hypothetical protein (encoded by transcript BEWA_042950A), which yields MEKKGLKDAQKELSSIPTSYRILIKGTVANSDSKQLRSNIDENRHIWKLCSFRNPARSDGLVLRHWRHFEKSNEYLSSKRKQKSVNKKFISHNVDDNTTSPLPPIEEEDTILDSYPFARVNPSIKIYRYSDDFYRFHLAELDPTWTKDETDLLFDLCEMFELRFIAIHDCFKWRKDIPLEKLKQRYYSVTKRIVEFLFEEKIKNEIMKHNNPNHPIVLALKDESTRHPLVKYTYNPDNDRDRRQMLERSYRITKEQKDLEAQLLNDIKQAETKLKSEEKKRSEMRKLKRRFHINEADIIPTPKMDQLQSKNVWLASSCIAFYKSQLTQRHNDAVDEMLSELNISPPIVSSQASNELYCIVRGDAAIMINVVNKVESLRKELEYWQQNVPHLSESLGTQMQSLKPKDEQFIERENVEPMQMYPSTPRQLMASKPLPKHKGPVVPNVQGLQGMQSMPGLPIQQGMPQVQNIQQQNVQDDDGSFQQIALQRLMMQNMGQNRPPGLKPMYPIKPGNNGGTSPQAFPQHIYAQYSQQMYQQQRMLQQRLMQQQQQMKQNNFPQSNFQPVQMPQMQHPPMSQMQLPQQSFQQNGFSQMNYQQMQMPMHNPEAYFSPNQRYTQNPHYPSMMQHGQQLQGDSTAKRQTQGGSPRF from the exons GGAACAGTCGCAAATTCAGATTCCAAACAGCTGAGATCTAACATAGATGAAAATCGCCatatttggaaattatGTTCATTTCGTAATCCAGCACGTTCTGATGGCTTGGTCTTACGCCATTGGCGTCATTTTGAAAAGTCTAATGAATATTTATCTTCTAAAAGAAAGCAAAAATCCGTAAACAAGAAATTTATATCGCATAATGTAGATGACAATACCACATCTCCTCTTCCACCTattgaggaagaagacacGATTTTGGATTCTTATCCATTTGCACGTGTCAACCCCtcaataaaaatatatcgCTATTCGGATGATTTTTATCGTTTCCACCTTGCC GAGCTTGATCCGACGTGGACTAAAGATGAAACAGATTTGCTTTTTGACTTATGTGAAATGTTTGAATTGCGATTTATAGCGATTCACGATTGTTTTAAATGGAGAAAGGATATCCCCCTGGAGAAATTAAAACAACGCTACTACTCTGTGACAAAGCGTATAGTTGAGTTCCTATTTGAAGAGAAAATTAAGAATGAAATTATGAAACACAATAACCCGAACCATCCAATAGTGTTGGCGTTAAAGGATGAGTCTACCAGACATCCACTTGTTAAATATACATACAACCCTGATAATGATCGTGATCGTCGTCAGATGTTGGAAAGAAGTTATAGGATTACAAAGGAGCAAAAAGATTTAGAAGCTCAACTTCTTAATGATATTAAGCAGGCAGAAACAAAATTAAAGAGCGAAGAAAAAAAGAGGTCCGAAATGCGGAAACTAAAACGCAGATTTCATATAAATGAGGCTGATATTATTCCAACACCTAAAATGGATCAGTTACAGAGTAAAAATGTGTGGCTCGCCAGTTCTTGTATCGCATTTTATAAATCTCAGCTTACACAAAGGCACAATGACGCTGTAGATGAAATGTTGTCCGAGCTCAATATTTCACCTCCAATTGTTTCTTCTCAAGCTTCTAATGAGCTTTATTG TATCGTGAGGGGTGATGCAGCTATCATGATAAATGTTGTTAACAAGGTAGAAAGTTTACGCAAAGAACTTGAATATTGGCAACAAAATGTCCCTCACCTCTCTGAATCTTTGGGGACGCAAATGCAAAGTTTAAAGCCAAAGGATGAACAATTTATTGAGCGTGAAAACGTTGAACCGATGCAAATGTATCCGTCTACTCCACGTCAATTGATGGCTTCAAAACCCCTTCCTAAACACAAGGGCCCTGTTGTTCCTAATGTCCAAGGACTTCAGGGTATGCAAAGTATGCCAGGATTACCTATTCAACAAGGAATGCCTCAAGTCCAAAATATACAGCAGCAAAATGTTCAGGACGACGATGGATCGTTCCAACAAATTGCTTTGCAAAGATTAATGATGCAGAATATGGGACAAAATCGCCCACCTGGCTTAAAGCCAATGTATCCTATTAAACCAGGAAATAATGGTGGAACTAGCCCGCAGGCATTTCCACAGCATATTTACGCTCAATACTCACAGCAAATGTATCAGCAACAAAGAATGTTACAACAAAGATTGATGCAGCAACAACAACAGATGAAACAAAATAACTTCCCTCAATCAAACTTTCAGCCCGTACAAATGCCCCAAATGCAACACCCTCCTATGTCTCAGATGCAATTACCACAGCAGTCATTCCAACAAAATGGATTCTCACAGATGAATTACCAACAGATGCAGATGCCAATGCATAATCCGGAGGCTTATTTTTCCCCTAATCAGAGGTATACACAAAACCCTCATTACCCGTCTATGATGCAACATGGGCAACAATTACAGGGTGACTCTACAGCAAAACGACAGACACAGGGTGGAAGTCCACGATTCTAA